GCTTTGGCCTATTCCTTTTTTGGTAAACTGtgggtttgtttattgttggggtttttttgtcttttgttgtttcctgtgtttaatgtggacaatttaccaaaataaagtgattgATTGAACTACTGTGCTTTCATTCCATGTgcacaaaagcttttaataaaaaaatatttttctataaatgcAGTTTCAGTATCGGTATCACTGATTTCCTCTGTAGTAACTAGGTCAAACTTAGTGCCATCTTGTGACGTAATTGAGATAAGTTGAATTGTAAAGAACTAAGGCAGAACAcacagaagcagaagaagatttGAGTGATTTGTCTGCAGTTTTGGAAGAAGAAGTCATACAGTGATGAAGAAGAGGGAGCTGGTTCTACTGAAGAACACAACCCTATTTTTTAAGCATCATAGCTCAGGAAGCAAAGATGACCCCAATGTTTCTGAGAAAGAAGGATCCAACAGTGAAAGGTTGGAGCTGCACATCTGTCACCTCCAAATCACTGAATGGATTCGAAGGCATCAGTCCACTTGGTGTACTGATGTTGCGTTGATGTTGATGTTGCTGATAATCCCTCTACTGTACAAGATTATACCATAGAAATATTATACAGTTATCAGAAGTAGAAAAATCAAACTTAAGACCTGGAATAAGAAGAATGGGAAGGCTGCAATAAATGAATGCCATAATCAGAATATTCTTATGTTGGAACGCAGGCAGGTCTTCAACCAGTTACTGTATAGTGACTAGATTATTCGAATTAATCCATAGTTAAAGATGAATAACAATTATATTCATGGATATTCATAATCAGTCAGTGATTTGGAGGCGACAGATGTGTAGCTCCAACACTTCACTGTGGAGTCATCTTTGCTTCCTGAATTATATGGCTCATAAAAATTCCTTCACTAGGACCAGCTACATCTGGCCATCCTGGccatgcaagaaaaaaaaaaagaaaactttgggcacaattttaatatttttgactcATGTGGTGTAATTACTTTTGTTCATAAACATTAATGGCTGTTAATGTTTAGACATTAATGACTGTATCATGAATAAtacaatagtaataataataataataataataataataataataaggggATTCAAGCTGTACACCATACAGTATCTCCAGTGTTGTCCcatgaaaatatataataaaacatttacaaaagtGGGAGCAGTGTACTCACTTTTGTGAGGTATTGTACCAAGATCTTGTGATGCAGAAATAGAAAACCATGGAAAAACGTATAAATGAATCTCCTGTTTATCCTGTTCAGCTCAACAGACAAATGAATCAGggcaaaaatatgaaacattgtAGAGTTGCATTCTCTTGGCTACATAAGTGTGCACATACACTATATTATTTTGTTGTAGAACCTAAGCATTCAGTTGCCAGATTTATCCCCAAGGCTATCAGATTGTGAGGTCATCTCTTGCCCAGAGCCCTCTTCAGGTGACCTCATGgattttctgtcacatttatttCTGCACCCTGGCAGTACTACTGTGAAAGTTGAATTTTTTCCTAGTGAAGCCATCTTTTTGTGTATATGgtggaaatttaaaatgttcttctgtGCAAAATAAGTTGCCACAGTTACTTTGGACTTTTAACTTTTGTCTTAGATAGCTTTGAGCTGTGAGTTTCTGGAGCTTTTTACATCGATGTGTGTTtactgttaaaagaaaaagactgtGTGACGCTGTGAAACTTGAATTGATCAGAGCAATgaacaatttatatatatatatatatatacatctgAGGCATACAGATAAGGGAAAAGGGTGTATGTActtatgcaacattttttacttAGTCCAATTTCACTTCTTATTTTTGAGCcactgttaaaatgtgtttcccCTTCAAGATTAACATAGATGAATATAAGTGACCAAGtcctaaatgcattttttatgctttttttttttcagggtggttcctaaaacttttaaaatctggAACACAAAACAAGAACAGCAAAGCAGGCGAAAAATCAGCAGGGGGTGCTAGCTTCGAATCTAAATCATCTTCATCTGCATCATCAGAGGGAACCTCTGTTGCAAAACCACAGCAGTTAAAGACTGCTCTGAGTTCAGAGCTGAGATGGAAACGGAAATATGACGTGTTTGTGTGCCACAGCTTTGCCCAGAAAGACACTGAGGAGGCTGAACGCCTGGTTTCGTTCCTTGAGACTCCACCCCGCAGCCTCAGGTGCTTCCTATGGCACAGGGACTCATGTCCAGGAGGTGCTATATCCACAGAGTTCTGCAAGGCCCTGGAAAGCAGTCACATTCGGGCTCTGCTCATCACTCCCAGCTTTGTGCAGGATGATTGGTGCAGTTACATGATGCACCAGACCCTGGCAGAGAGACCCATGTCCAATACGATGATACCCCTTCTTCTTGACTTGGCCCACTCTCAGTACCCACAGGAACTGAGGTTCTACTACTACATTGATCTGAGCAGGGATCCTGACTATGGCTTCAATGTTGTCAATAAGACTGTACAAAGTTGTAAGTACACAAATTAAGGTATTTGGCAGTCAATATGCCCCTCAACAAGCCCCCTTTACTTTGAATATCAAAATTGAAATGGCCTTGATAAGTAACCTTCACACGTAAAGGAAGCCCTCAGAGTTTTATCAGAGGACATTagtgaaaacaaactttttatggCATATGTTATGATAAACATCGAGTCTTCTTGGTGTTGAATTACATTCACCCAATTGTTGCTTGTTGTCAGAAAAGTAAGGAACATAGATTATACATGCATTATATTGCATGCTTTGGTAGAAGAGATCTTTGTCtgataaccttttttttttcttagatttggAGAAGTTGATTCAAAGTGAAGAGGAACTGAACCTCAGCTTGGGTGACTCAAGCTGTGCATCAGATGGAAGAGACGACACGCAAGAAAGCAACATGATGTCAGTGTAAAAGCTGACATCAGATGGTGTAAATCTCAAGACTTCTCACCACTAGAAGGGATGCAGCAGAGAGATAAAAGCATCAGAGAGATTTGCTGTGACCAAGactaaaatatacagtacagaccaaaagtttggacacacctttaaATTCAAtaagtttcctttattttcatgactattgacattgtagattcacactgaaggcatcaaaactatgaataacacatgtggaaatatgcactaagtgtaaaacaactgaaaataccccttatattcttgtttcttcaaagtagcaaccttttgctgtgattactgctttgcacacactctgcattttcttgatgagcttcaagaggtagtcacctgaaatggttttcacttcataggtgtgccctgtcaggttaataagtgggatttcttgccttataaatagtcatgaaaataaagaaaacccattgaattagaaggtgcgtccaaacttttggtctgtactgtatatacatgtGGTGCACTAAACACACTGCTGCTGATGACTAAACCCACATTACTGATACTTTTGGCCACTTCCTGCAGGGTTTTGAAAAGCTGTTTCGCTCTAGTGACTTTTTTAGTCATACTGGGTGGTGTTTTCAAGATGTTTTCACACTTCAACAGAAATTCATCTGTGCAGAGCATTGTaacttcttttctttgtcagatctaaaaaatgttgtttgaaCACGAAGCACCCACCCATAAcaaattcctttaaaaatataatccaCCTTTATTCTTGGCCGGAAGTTAGAGAAAAGGTTAGgcatagaaatatatttaaaaaataggtCCTCAGACTCATCtcactgaaatatttatcagattttcatgtttaacgtggcattgatttttttttgagaagtgaatgttgaatatttttgtctgtttaaatgttacattttctcTGTGCATCATTAGCGACTTGCACAACTTTCGTGGTGATACACccaaaagacaacaggaagcagcagaaagCAGAAGTAGTAAGGTCATGTGAAGTTGGTctgtagttaaaaaaacaacaaaaaatataagaagACGGAAGGAAACTGGGATCAGTGAAGATATAGCTAAACAAAAGaagctataaaaaaacaaagagctgaTTAAAACACAGTAATAACTCAAACCACATAGTTGGaatcaaaattattcacatctACTGCAAATTACAGTAGGTTTATTGGCATAACATACATTCAAGAACACAAATATCTTAAGATAAActattatttcaagtgttttttttttctaaattaatactAGTGCATTTCATATACAGCTCTTGAATTCTTTGGGGAGTAGTAATATGCATCCTAAAGTTCAGGCATTCAGCCTTTCACCTTTTCATATGTGTAGAACTGTGCTGATTAAAGTCTCAGTGGTTGTTGCTATCAAGTCTTGCTGCAGCTCTTTTGAAGTTAGTTGAGAATTTTTGACCAGTTGTCTCCTCAGAAATCAAGGAAAACCCTTGATAGAATTGTCCTTAACCTCAAACTTATAAACTAATTATATCTTTGGGAACATTACAacctttttctgtgttttagtttcacttATCTTGTTTGTTTGCCAATTCTTTTGACTTGGCCTTATTTCTAACTCAAATGAAGTCCTCAATTGGTTAATGAATGTATGCTCTTGTACAATTAGGGGGGTTGAAAATTTGAAACTGcagaagtcattaaaaaaagggTTTAGTGCTAAATTTGGATAATGTTTTAACAATATTAATGGTTTTCAACAAACTgttcttgtgattttttttattgaaaaaccaGTCAGCAATTTTGAACTATCAATAAACCTGACCTGCAATGAAGTGTTTGCAACTGTAAATGCCAGAACACAGACCCAAAGTCAGTAGGCTCATGCAGTCATCGAAATGACTGAACACCTATTGACaatgattaataattttgcTAAAGTCCAACATTATGAAAAATGGAGCTTGTCTTAATTTTTCAAGTCAGATAGTCTAAGGATCTTTAAGGATCACCAAATGTCCTAGACAGCACCCTCTTTTCTTGTCAGGACGGGTATCATTATGGGAAGTAGTAAATGGTCTCTATTTGTATAGCGCTTTATCAAGTTCAAAGGACCTCAGAGGGttttacactacattcagtTATTTACCCATTCATGCATACATTCACATATTGATGGTGGTGTGCTACATTGCTGAAAGAAGCAACTGCTGATAGAAGCGACTGTTAACATTTgcttatttaaatatacaatatCAAGTAGCCTTATCATTGAGTCAAACGGATTATTAGGGAAGTGTTGTTTATAATGTGGGCAGAGCGTTCTGTATTTCCCCACATGGCTTGTGCTGCTTCCATGTCCTGGATTTTATTGATGCTGTCTAATCCTATCCACTTGCCAATCCCCCTAAACAACAGCAGACATTTAGATCCACAATAAAAGGGCCCCCTATAATCACCCTATTTTATGGTGAGCCAGCATTTTAATGGTGAAAATGTAAGTAATCGCCAAAAGGCACAGATGCTCTCAAGGGCTTTTATAAATCCTATGACACACGcatacaacacacacacgcacgcacacacccacgcacaccccaGCACACAGTGAATTTGAGTGGTTACAAAATAG
Above is a window of Xiphophorus hellerii strain 12219 chromosome 18, Xiphophorus_hellerii-4.1, whole genome shotgun sequence DNA encoding:
- the tirap gene encoding toll/interleukin-1 receptor domain-containing adapter protein, producing the protein MHGWFLKLLKSGTQNKNSKAGEKSAGGASFESKSSSSASSEGTSVAKPQQLKTALSSELRWKRKYDVFVCHSFAQKDTEEAERLVSFLETPPRSLRCFLWHRDSCPGGAISTEFCKALESSHIRALLITPSFVQDDWCSYMMHQTLAERPMSNTMIPLLLDLAHSQYPQELRFYYYIDLSRDPDYGFNVVNKTVQSYLEKLIQSEEELNLSLGDSSCASDGRDDTQESNMMSV